The DNA segment TTTGCTCCTCAAGCACTCCCAACTCAAGATCATGCGTAGCGATCATTCCATAGGCGTTCAGTGAAAGCAGATGCTTAATAAGCTCCATTGAACCGTAAGTTTTATCTTTAGAGTTGGTACCTTTTAATATTTCATCCAAAATAATAAACACATCTTTCCCATATTTCAGTTGAGAGATGACATATTGCAGCCGTTTAAGTTCCGCGAAAAAATAGGACTCATTTTTCATCAACGAATCAGAAGTACGCATGTTGGTTATCAATGACATTGGTTTAAAATACATGGAGCGAGCACACACAGGCATTCCACATCTAGCCACCACCAAATTAAGTCCTACCGCGCGTAAGAAAGTACTCTTCCCCGACATATTAGCACCCGTGATCAAGGAAAATATAGAATCCTTCAAATCATAATCGTTACAAACACGATCCTTCCTATCCAGCAAGGGATGCCCTAGATGACTCGCTTTCAATACCATATCAGTACACGGCACAGGCATCACAAAATCAGGATGATTAAACGAATATCCTCCCATACTATTTAAGGCATCAATTTCGTGCACTACTTCTATCCACTTGTCAATATCCCCCCCATACTTTTCAAGCCACAATTCAATCTTATTCACATACCTATAATCCCAAAGGAGGCAACCATTCAAAACAACCCCCATGAGCATACTATTTCGCTGATCAAATTGACTCATATATTTACTTAAAGTAGCAATAATTTGAGCTGCTTCTGTATTTTCAGCAAGAAGACGAGTTTGTAAATCACTTAACTTTATTGTACTAAAATTCTCCTTGGCGATGAGATTAATCAACAAAGCATACTTTTGGAGGATGCCGGTAAGTGATGAAAACTGTCCATTTATTCTATTAATTTCTTTTAAATTTAAGCCCACAAGAAGCAAATTAATCAGAAATATAATTACGGGCACAGCAGATGGGAGTTCCCAAAAAGAAAAAATCACAGCGCATAAAAACAATATGGGCATGGCAATAAGCAAGGAGCCAAACAACCTACCCTTTGACTTAACAAAGGGCTTATAAGTTTTAAACGAATTAATTCTATCTATATCATTTTTTGTTTCATTCAACATTTTTCCCTTGGCAAAAAAATGCTGACGGAAGTCAATTTTCTCTGACAATTCTTTGATCGCTTTCTGCTCTCCAACAATTCTTTCGAGATCAGTATGCGGGGCGCACAATTTATTTTTAAGCGTACAAGTACCAACAAGGGTGGAAGTTCGGTTTATATACTGAAAAAATGAACCTTCTCCGAACAAGTCCAGGTCGTGGGAATAATCATGTTGAGGGTCAATAAATTCACTTCCTGAATCAAAGGATGAAAAATCTCCTTCCAGCACTTTTTCCTCATTTTCATTCAGCATTTTCAGCAGTACCAATTCTGCTTTCAATTTTCGATAAGCAATGGATCTTTTTACAAGTATCCCAAAAGTAACAGCAAAACCAACAAAGAGAAGAACGGCTGCGATGGCCGAATAATTTAAAACATACAGAGGAGCCGCAAATAATAAAACAAAAAACAAGAGACGTAACCAACCTCCTCGAATTAGTCTGGTTGACACTATTTTTACCTGCCTGGTAAAATAAAGAGCTCGTTCGCTATACAGCTGTTTTAAATCTATATATCCTTGTTGGATTCCTCCAGTTTCTTCCATATCATATCTTTTAACTCGGTAATACCCATATTGGCCACCGAAGATATAAAAGTATATGGAATTTCAGGAAGATCTTTTTTAATTTCATCCATCAGTTCCTCGTCTAGCAAATCACATTTTGATATGGCCAAAAGTCTTTCCTTATCGAGCAGTTCCGGATTATAATTTCTCAGTTCATTCAACAGAATCTCATATTCCTTTTTTATGTCATCAGCATCAGCTGGCACTAAAAAAAGCAGAATAGAATTCCGTTCTATATGCCTCAGAAACCTCAGTCCCAATCCCTTTCCATCACTGGCACCTTCAATAATACCAGGAATATCAGCCATTACAAAGGACTTATAATCACGATAATTCACAATCCCTAGATTGGGAACGAGTGTTGTAAATGGATAATCAGCAATCTCAGGTTTTGCAGCAGACACCACAGAAAGCAAAGTTGACTTACCAGCATTAGGAAAACCGACCAAGCCCACATCAGCCAATACTTTCAATTCCAAAACAACGGCAATTTCCACAGAATCCTGCCCTGGCTGGGCATAACGTGGCGTTTGATTGGTAGACGTTTTAAAATGCATATTTCCTCTACCACCAAGGCCTCCTTTGGCTATGATAAACTCCTGATTCTCTTCAGTTATCTCGCAGATTACCTCTCCAGTTTCCGCATCTTTAGCGATGGTTCCCAGCGGCACAAAAATAGTCTTATCCTCTCCCTGAGCACCAAAACTCCCCTGTCCACTGCCAGACATACCATGTCCCGCAAAGATGTGGCGTTGAAACTTAAGATGAAGCAGGGTCCAATGATTGCGGCTACCTTTTAAAATAACATGCCCACCTCTTCCTCCATCCCCACCATCGGGTCCCCCCTTAGGAATAAACTTTTCGCGGCGCATGTGCATTGAGCCAGGCCCTCCTTTTCCTGAGCGACAGAAAATCTTCACATAATCAACAAAATTGCTGCTTGCCATAACCTCGTTTTTAAAAGAACAAGCCACGGACAGGTATTACCTCCGTGGCTCTATATAAAATATAATACAATTCTTTATTTAGCTGAATCAATAGCCGCGGAGATTGATTCAAAAATTTCTTCAACACTTCCCACCCCTTGTATTGACTGATACACCTTTTTCTTTTTGTAAAAATCAATAACAGGTTTTGTTTGTGTTTCGTAAACGGAAATTCTTTTCTCGATGGTTTCCAAATTAT comes from the Saccharicrinis fermentans DSM 9555 = JCM 21142 genome and includes:
- the obgE gene encoding GTPase ObgE: MASSNFVDYVKIFCRSGKGGPGSMHMRREKFIPKGGPDGGDGGRGGHVILKGSRNHWTLLHLKFQRHIFAGHGMSGSGQGSFGAQGEDKTIFVPLGTIAKDAETGEVICEITEENQEFIIAKGGLGGRGNMHFKTSTNQTPRYAQPGQDSVEIAVVLELKVLADVGLVGFPNAGKSTLLSVVSAAKPEIADYPFTTLVPNLGIVNYRDYKSFVMADIPGIIEGASDGKGLGLRFLRHIERNSILLFLVPADADDIKKEYEILLNELRNYNPELLDKERLLAISKCDLLDEELMDEIKKDLPEIPYTFISSVANMGITELKDMIWKKLEESNKDI
- a CDS encoding MutS-related protein, with amino-acid sequence MEETGGIQQGYIDLKQLYSERALYFTRQVKIVSTRLIRGGWLRLLFFVLLFAAPLYVLNYSAIAAVLLFVGFAVTFGILVKRSIAYRKLKAELVLLKMLNENEEKVLEGDFSSFDSGSEFIDPQHDYSHDLDLFGEGSFFQYINRTSTLVGTCTLKNKLCAPHTDLERIVGEQKAIKELSEKIDFRQHFFAKGKMLNETKNDIDRINSFKTYKPFVKSKGRLFGSLLIAMPILFLCAVIFSFWELPSAVPVIIFLINLLLVGLNLKEINRINGQFSSLTGILQKYALLINLIAKENFSTIKLSDLQTRLLAENTEAAQIIATLSKYMSQFDQRNSMLMGVVLNGCLLWDYRYVNKIELWLEKYGGDIDKWIEVVHEIDALNSMGGYSFNHPDFVMPVPCTDMVLKASHLGHPLLDRKDRVCNDYDLKDSIFSLITGANMSGKSTFLRAVGLNLVVARCGMPVCARSMYFKPMSLITNMRTSDSLMKNESYFFAELKRLQYVISQLKYGKDVFIILDEILKGTNSKDKTYGSMELIKHLLSLNAYGMIATHDLELGVLEEQTKGKIVNRCFEVENTGNELHFDYLLQAGITQNHNATFLMKRMGIIVTE